A genomic stretch from uncultured Cohaesibacter sp. includes:
- the nudC gene encoding NAD(+) diphosphatase produces MNDFSFSSDPFASVRSAPDVEGVGFMHNRLSRDTEHRDDGCIPAMMAREDAGFYLFHKDTLLLATKEGSTRALFDKAEAEALGADMDTAIILGTDPEEEDAPRLAMLLTDEAAEKTEGADGYLFESVRTLGLHGMLPNDQLGAVAQARGLLNWHDNHPYCSKCGSKTIVTLGGARRDCPNCSAIHFPRTDPAVIMLILHKDAEGVERCLLAHHTRFTGPMYTTLAGFMEQGETIEAAVRREVFEESAIHVGTVRYMASQPWPFPASLMIGCYGEALSSKITVDPTELTDACWFTRDEVRTLLERGTDSDLPHIPGHFSIAAWLIRSWVNMAQ; encoded by the coding sequence ATGAATGATTTTTCTTTCTCTTCCGATCCCTTTGCTTCCGTCCGCTCCGCCCCTGATGTCGAGGGCGTCGGCTTTATGCATAATCGCCTTAGCAGAGACACCGAGCATCGCGATGACGGCTGCATCCCTGCCATGATGGCGCGGGAAGATGCAGGCTTTTATCTGTTTCACAAAGACACCCTTCTGCTGGCCACAAAAGAAGGATCGACAAGAGCGCTTTTTGACAAGGCCGAAGCTGAAGCACTGGGTGCCGACATGGACACGGCGATCATTCTTGGCACAGACCCCGAGGAAGAAGATGCCCCCCGACTGGCGATGTTGCTGACGGATGAGGCGGCAGAAAAGACGGAAGGCGCAGACGGCTACCTCTTTGAATCCGTGCGCACATTGGGTCTTCATGGCATGCTGCCAAACGATCAGCTGGGTGCCGTTGCACAAGCACGCGGGCTGCTCAACTGGCACGACAACCACCCTTACTGCTCAAAATGTGGGAGCAAAACCATCGTAACCCTTGGCGGCGCACGTCGGGATTGCCCCAATTGCTCGGCTATTCATTTTCCGCGCACGGATCCTGCTGTTATCATGCTGATTCTGCATAAGGATGCAGAGGGAGTAGAGCGCTGCCTTTTGGCGCACCACACCCGATTTACCGGCCCGATGTACACCACTCTTGCCGGTTTCATGGAGCAGGGAGAGACGATTGAAGCTGCCGTGCGTCGGGAAGTATTCGAAGAATCGGCCATTCATGTTGGGACCGTGCGGTATATGGCCAGCCAACCCTGGCCCTTCCCAGCGTCGCTGATGATCGGCTGTTATGGTGAAGCACTCTCAAGTAAAATCACCGTGGACCCCACGGAATTGACCGACGCCTGCTGGTTCACGCGCGATGAAGTGCGGACCCTGTTGGAACGCGGCACCGATAGCGACTTGCCACATATACCCGGACATTTCTCGATTGCAGCCTGGTTGATCCGCAGTTGGGTGAATATGGCCCAATAG
- a CDS encoding cytochrome c family protein: MNFFEFNKIAGAVLMALIFIMVTGMATGYIFSDDAPDQPGYAIEVADGSGGGAAKEPEPEVPFATLLASADAGKGERVAKKCAACHTFDADMANKTGPHLFGVVDRAIASVDDFKYSDAMKAFGEGKVWDPETLNTYLTKPKDLVPGTAMAFAGLKKPQDRANLISYLQTLKE, from the coding sequence ATGAACTTTTTCGAATTCAACAAAATAGCTGGCGCTGTTTTGATGGCCCTTATTTTTATTATGGTTACAGGGATGGCAACGGGCTACATCTTTAGCGATGACGCCCCGGACCAGCCAGGCTATGCTATTGAAGTTGCAGATGGGTCCGGCGGTGGCGCTGCCAAGGAGCCCGAACCGGAAGTGCCGTTTGCCACCCTTCTTGCTTCGGCAGACGCTGGAAAAGGCGAGCGCGTAGCCAAGAAATGCGCGGCCTGCCATACCTTTGATGCTGACATGGCCAACAAGACTGGCCCGCATCTGTTTGGGGTCGTCGACCGTGCCATCGCTTCGGTGGATGATTTCAAATATTCGGACGCCATGAAAGCATTCGGCGAAGGCAAAGTTTGGGATCCGGAAACGCTTAACACCTATCTGACCAAGCCAAAGGATCTCGTTCCGGGAACCGCAATGGCCTTTGCTGGCCTGAAAAAGCCGCAAGATCGCGCCAATCTGATCAGCTATTTGCAGACTTTGAAAGAGTAG
- a CDS encoding acyltransferase, with amino-acid sequence MSGEKRPVFALFAVWRLLAALMVMLYHFCAFGPEAYREFALDAEVFTALLDLFFIVSGFLIWVHYSKRLTSPGAYGIFLLRRLARLYPLHLVTLAIFCVAWLIISVAGLKVELTDYYSFPELLRQLLLVNAWGFSGGLAFNFVSWSLSAEWFCYLTLPVIVFIFHRTGLGGLIALLTVCVVALEGLTYLKIIPFPTWLDANTWGAYRVFADFVLGAIIAIVASMRLIKVQSHWYAWGALLFALLVMFMDFRFGYANIVAITIALYLAAQVEINAPERSAYLMPLMPLAMVSFGIYMWHPVFAVSIFGLGWLMILEPLQIIGFAPVLAFAVIVTIVTALLSARFFEGPVRKKLLSLGEGHTVEGIGLQPSKKIS; translated from the coding sequence GTGAGCGGAGAAAAAAGGCCAGTTTTCGCACTCTTTGCGGTGTGGCGCCTCCTGGCCGCTCTTATGGTGATGCTCTATCACTTCTGTGCGTTCGGGCCAGAGGCCTATCGCGAGTTTGCCTTGGATGCAGAGGTCTTCACAGCGTTGCTCGATCTGTTCTTCATCGTCTCGGGCTTTCTGATCTGGGTGCATTATTCCAAAAGACTGACGAGCCCGGGCGCTTACGGCATATTCCTGTTGAGGCGCTTGGCGCGGCTCTATCCCTTGCATTTGGTGACGTTGGCGATTTTCTGCGTGGCATGGCTGATCATCTCGGTCGCCGGGCTGAAGGTGGAGTTAACGGACTATTATTCCTTTCCCGAACTGCTGCGCCAGCTGCTGCTGGTCAATGCATGGGGATTCTCGGGTGGCTTAGCCTTCAACTTCGTTTCCTGGTCGCTCTCGGCTGAGTGGTTCTGCTATCTCACCTTGCCGGTTATCGTGTTCATCTTCCACAGAACAGGACTAGGTGGGCTCATCGCCCTGCTGACCGTCTGTGTCGTCGCGCTTGAAGGCCTTACCTATCTCAAGATCATTCCATTTCCCACATGGCTGGATGCCAACACATGGGGGGCCTATCGCGTTTTCGCCGATTTCGTCCTGGGTGCCATTATTGCCATTGTTGCTTCCATGCGCCTGATCAAGGTGCAGAGCCACTGGTATGCATGGGGGGCCCTGCTATTCGCCCTGCTGGTCATGTTCATGGATTTCCGCTTTGGTTACGCCAACATTGTCGCCATAACCATCGCGCTCTATCTCGCCGCTCAGGTGGAAATCAATGCGCCGGAGCGTAGCGCTTACCTTATGCCCTTGATGCCTCTGGCTATGGTTTCCTTCGGTATCTATATGTGGCATCCGGTTTTTGCCGTGTCCATTTTCGGACTGGGCTGGCTGATGATCCTCGAACCTTTACAGATCATCGGCTTCGCGCCTGTGCTTGCCTTTGCCGTCATCGTGACGATCGTCACAGCGCTGCTATCGGCGCGCTTCTTTGAGGGGCCGGTGCGCAAGAAACTGCTCTCGCTCGGTGAGGGCCATACGGTCGAGGGCATAGGGCTTCAGCCGTCCAAGAAAATTTCCTGA
- the pncA gene encoding bifunctional nicotinamidase/pyrazinamidase, with protein MERSQHQALVIIDVQNDFCPGGALAVAGGDEIISKINQMQQSYARIVLTQDWHPASHRSFASAHQDKAPYDMVQMPYGDQILWPDHCVQGSSGAAFHADLETDKADLILRKGTNPLIDSYSAFFENDHHTTTGLEGYFRDRGVVSLLFVGLATDFCVRYSAIDAAKLGFDVSVDLSACRAIDLNGSLKDALDDMRAHNIHIIGQ; from the coding sequence ATGGAACGCTCACAACATCAAGCGCTCGTCATTATTGATGTTCAGAATGATTTCTGCCCCGGCGGTGCTCTGGCTGTGGCCGGTGGCGATGAGATCATCTCCAAGATCAATCAGATGCAACAAAGCTACGCGCGTATCGTTCTTACGCAGGATTGGCACCCGGCCTCACATCGCTCTTTTGCCAGCGCTCATCAAGACAAGGCCCCCTATGATATGGTGCAAATGCCCTATGGGGACCAGATTCTCTGGCCCGATCACTGTGTTCAGGGCTCTTCTGGCGCGGCTTTCCATGCTGATCTTGAGACAGACAAGGCCGACCTGATCCTGCGCAAAGGCACCAACCCGCTGATCGATAGCTATTCGGCCTTTTTCGAAAATGACCATCATACAACGACGGGGCTTGAAGGCTATTTTCGCGACAGGGGCGTGGTTTCCCTGCTTTTCGTAGGACTTGCGACCGACTTCTGCGTGCGCTATTCGGCTATAGACGCTGCCAAGCTCGGGTTTGATGTGTCGGTCGATCTTTCCGCATGCCGCGCCATTGACCTCAATGGTTCGCTCAAGGATGCTTTGGACGATATGCGAGCCCATAATATCCACATCATTGGCCAATAG
- a CDS encoding prephenate dehydratase, with the protein MIAKRVVFQGEPGANSHTACNNVFPDAEAVPMATFEDCFNAVQNDVADLAMIPIENSVAGRVADIHHLMPTSDLHIIGEYFLPVHHQLLGLRGARLEDITSVQSHVMALGQCRKIIRDRKLKAIVGADTAGSANQISNQSDKTKAAIASELAADIYDLDILKADIEDEDHNTTRFIVLSKYPIRADHSTDLVVTTFVFRVRNVPAALYKALGGFATNGVNMTKLESYQTGGKFFATQFYADIEGHPDDTSVRLALEELRFFSAELKILGIYPAHEYRKRNHEPEANRDLRPSPDL; encoded by the coding sequence ATGATTGCCAAGAGAGTCGTTTTTCAGGGGGAACCCGGTGCCAACTCGCACACCGCCTGTAACAATGTATTTCCAGATGCAGAGGCGGTTCCGATGGCAACCTTTGAAGATTGCTTTAACGCGGTTCAAAATGACGTTGCCGATCTGGCCATGATCCCCATCGAAAATTCGGTGGCGGGACGCGTGGCCGATATCCATCATCTGATGCCGACGTCCGATTTGCATATCATTGGCGAATATTTCCTACCCGTCCATCATCAGTTGCTCGGGCTACGCGGCGCACGCCTTGAGGATATCACCTCGGTGCAAAGCCATGTGATGGCGCTGGGGCAGTGCCGCAAGATCATCCGTGATCGCAAGCTCAAGGCCATTGTAGGCGCTGATACCGCAGGGTCGGCAAACCAGATATCCAATCAGAGCGACAAGACCAAAGCGGCGATTGCCTCTGAACTGGCCGCTGACATCTATGACCTGGATATCCTGAAGGCCGATATCGAAGATGAAGACCACAACACGACGCGCTTCATTGTGCTTTCGAAATATCCCATTCGCGCCGATCATAGCACCGATCTTGTGGTGACAACTTTCGTGTTCCGCGTGCGAAACGTGCCTGCAGCGCTCTATAAGGCGCTCGGCGGCTTTGCCACCAACGGCGTCAATATGACCAAGCTGGAAAGCTATCAGACTGGCGGCAAATTCTTCGCGACGCAATTTTATGCCGATATCGAAGGCCACCCTGACGATACCAGTGTGCGTCTGGCTCTTGAAGAGTTGCGCTTCTTCTCTGCCGAACTCAAGATTCTCGGCATCTATCCGGCTCATGAATACCGCAAAAGGAACCATGAACCCGAAGCCAACCGCGATTTGCGTCCGAGCCCGGATCTCTGA
- a CDS encoding EAL domain-containing protein codes for MFATLVIVVITLIAEDFSKDVYLEKSRAELRNQANQVALTIQGAIIANVETGRGLANVIRTEPDMDTDRFNQLAGQIFHKYSSMKVIAIAPDLVVSNVYPLEGNESVIGLDYRKVEDQTDLVLEARDKNELTIAGPVNLIQGGKGLIVHYPVYIDSPYKGLYFWGVVSAVLDADFFYRYAGLLDEDSDVDYALIGRDGMGASGEQFFGSESINEMDPIRVPVEFQVAQWVLCAVPHGGWTVPASIFWLIRVIAFAAFLLVVVPMLIVSKLSRERMAHLKAHIESQRELASVSKRFALAVDTLKLGVWEYDPALRRFKWDQQTREIYGVGPNYDIDSMDWRERLFPEDKERVFCEARKAIASEGQYCTDYRLRMPDGTVKTVRTSALGLPDENGKMIYVGVNWDISKHVAREEALKEARAESERRYQELEKAKTRIEFNALHDFLTKLPNRRYVDEFLKGENGAPWPFETPANSWLLKIDLDGFKEINDSFGHAAGDAMLLKVADMLRSLKAEEEFVARVGGDEFIMLCSSALNRNRPQELAERFIAMLHKPQSYKGLSCRLGASIGISNWADAKEIPDKLRSNADLALYQSKQNGKGCFTFFSQPLFQSASEKRRLADDLLRGIEHKEFIAYYQGQYSAQTHRLVGAEALARWVHPNRGLVYPDMFIELADSLGVTCEIDAMVMEHALETKEFWADKGLNLDRVSVNVSAKRLGDRDLIASLSALDFDPSNLTFELVESTFLDRSAPQVAANIRRLREMGIEIEIDDFGTAYASIVSLMHLLPNRLKIDRELILPVTSSEHQRELVHSIIHIGRTLGIGVVAEGIESMEHADIMRFMGADLLQGYAFSRPMTRENFLVHHAKGNRFHVA; via the coding sequence ATGTTTGCTACCCTTGTGATCGTCGTCATTACCCTGATTGCTGAGGATTTCAGCAAAGACGTTTATCTGGAAAAATCACGCGCTGAACTGCGCAACCAGGCCAACCAGGTTGCCTTGACCATTCAAGGCGCAATCATTGCCAATGTCGAAACTGGTCGTGGCCTTGCAAATGTGATCCGGACCGAACCGGATATGGATACTGATCGCTTCAATCAACTCGCAGGACAGATCTTTCATAAATATTCTTCCATGAAGGTGATCGCCATTGCGCCGGATCTGGTTGTTTCCAATGTCTATCCTTTGGAGGGCAATGAAAGCGTGATCGGCCTTGATTACCGCAAGGTGGAAGATCAAACAGACCTGGTGCTCGAAGCGCGGGACAAGAACGAACTTACCATCGCAGGCCCTGTTAATCTGATACAGGGCGGAAAAGGCCTTATCGTCCACTATCCCGTCTATATTGATTCCCCTTACAAGGGTCTCTATTTCTGGGGCGTCGTCTCAGCCGTTCTGGATGCAGACTTCTTCTACCGATATGCAGGTTTGCTTGATGAGGACTCTGACGTCGATTATGCACTCATCGGCAGAGACGGCATGGGGGCATCTGGAGAGCAATTCTTCGGATCGGAAAGCATCAATGAGATGGATCCGATCAGGGTTCCGGTTGAATTCCAAGTTGCCCAATGGGTCTTGTGTGCCGTTCCCCATGGTGGCTGGACTGTTCCCGCATCGATCTTCTGGCTCATTCGGGTGATTGCATTTGCTGCCTTTTTGTTGGTCGTTGTGCCGATGCTAATCGTGTCCAAATTGTCCCGTGAGCGCATGGCTCATCTTAAGGCGCATATTGAGAGCCAGCGAGAGCTGGCGAGCGTTTCCAAGCGCTTCGCACTGGCTGTCGATACCTTAAAGCTCGGCGTCTGGGAATATGATCCGGCGCTCCGCCGGTTCAAATGGGATCAGCAGACAAGAGAAATCTATGGTGTCGGCCCCAATTACGACATCGATAGCATGGATTGGAGAGAACGCCTGTTCCCCGAAGATAAAGAACGCGTCTTCTGCGAGGCACGCAAGGCCATTGCGAGTGAGGGCCAATACTGCACTGACTATCGCCTTCGCATGCCGGACGGGACAGTCAAGACCGTTCGCACGTCAGCTTTGGGGCTGCCGGATGAGAATGGCAAGATGATCTATGTCGGGGTGAACTGGGATATTTCCAAGCATGTTGCCCGCGAGGAAGCCCTCAAGGAAGCGCGGGCCGAAAGCGAAAGGCGCTATCAGGAACTTGAAAAGGCCAAGACGCGCATAGAATTCAATGCCTTGCACGACTTCCTCACCAAGCTTCCCAATCGGCGCTATGTAGATGAATTTCTCAAGGGAGAAAATGGCGCGCCATGGCCATTCGAGACACCGGCCAACAGTTGGCTGCTCAAGATTGACCTTGATGGCTTCAAGGAGATCAACGATAGCTTCGGCCATGCGGCTGGCGACGCCATGCTGCTCAAGGTGGCCGACATGCTCAGATCTCTGAAAGCAGAGGAAGAATTCGTCGCTCGTGTTGGCGGCGATGAATTCATCATGCTTTGTTCAAGTGCCCTCAACAGGAACAGGCCTCAGGAGCTGGCCGAGCGCTTCATAGCCATGCTTCATAAACCGCAGAGTTACAAAGGTCTCAGCTGTCGGTTGGGGGCCAGCATCGGTATTTCCAACTGGGCGGACGCGAAGGAAATTCCGGACAAGTTGCGCTCTAATGCCGATCTTGCCCTTTATCAATCCAAACAAAACGGCAAGGGGTGCTTTACATTCTTCAGCCAGCCACTTTTCCAGTCTGCCAGTGAAAAGCGCCGTTTGGCCGACGATTTGCTGCGTGGCATCGAGCACAAGGAATTCATTGCCTATTATCAGGGGCAATATAGCGCCCAGACCCACCGCCTTGTTGGCGCCGAGGCTTTGGCGCGATGGGTCCATCCCAATCGGGGGCTTGTCTACCCAGATATGTTCATCGAACTTGCCGACAGTCTGGGAGTGACGTGCGAAATTGATGCCATGGTCATGGAGCATGCTCTGGAGACCAAGGAATTCTGGGCGGACAAGGGGCTCAATTTGGACCGTGTGTCCGTTAATGTCTCGGCCAAACGCCTGGGTGACAGGGATCTTATCGCAAGTTTGAGCGCGCTCGATTTTGATCCTTCAAATCTCACCTTTGAACTGGTCGAGTCGACTTTCCTTGATCGCAGTGCCCCGCAAGTGGCAGCCAACATCCGGCGGCTAAGAGAGATGGGTATCGAGATCGAGATCGATGATTTCGGCACAGCCTATGCCTCCATCGTCAGTCTGATGCATCTGTTGCCGAACCGCTTGAAAATCGACCGCGAGCTGATCTTGCCTGTTACTTCAAGCGAACATCAGCGCGAGCTTGTGCATTCGATCATTCATATTGGCCGCACATTGGGCATCGGTGTGGTCGCGGAGGGGATCGAGTCAATGGAACATGCTGATATCATGCGCTTCATGGGAGCCGATTTGTTGCAGGGATACGCCTTCAGCCGGCCAATGACGCGTGAGAATTTCCTGGTCCATCATGCCAAGGGCAACCGCTTTCACGTCGCGTGA
- a CDS encoding MBL fold metallo-hydrolase: MTFSINRRMAMVGAAGAAGLMLAPRVTLAEDMMKPALPMAKARGFKLGEMDVITLLAGSTPRENPHGIFGINVSDDVFAEVSARNFIGTDMAQFYFTPTLVRSGDNIILFDTGLNADGITAALAQAGHKPEDVTHVVITHMHGDHIGGLMKDGAPTFSNAAYLTGQVEYDAWSKTDNAGFAKNVKPLAEKMTFLKDGDTVAPGITAMAAFGHTPGHMTFMLDSMDKQLLLMADLANHYVWSLAHPDWEVKYDMDKAMAAQTRRKVLGMLAADRIPLIGYHMPFPAAGFVETKDQGFHYVPVSYQLMG; this comes from the coding sequence ATGACTTTTTCGATTAATCGGCGCATGGCGATGGTTGGTGCAGCGGGGGCAGCCGGTCTTATGCTTGCGCCCAGAGTTACCCTCGCGGAAGATATGATGAAGCCTGCCCTGCCCATGGCCAAAGCTCGCGGGTTCAAACTGGGCGAGATGGACGTTATCACGCTGCTGGCAGGTTCCACCCCACGCGAAAATCCACATGGGATTTTCGGCATCAATGTCTCAGATGACGTGTTTGCCGAGGTCAGCGCCAGGAATTTCATTGGCACAGACATGGCGCAATTCTATTTCACGCCAACCCTCGTGCGCTCTGGAGACAATATCATCCTGTTTGATACGGGGCTCAATGCAGACGGCATAACCGCAGCACTGGCTCAAGCTGGCCACAAGCCCGAAGACGTGACCCATGTGGTGATCACCCACATGCATGGCGACCATATTGGTGGCCTGATGAAAGACGGCGCACCGACATTTTCCAATGCTGCCTATTTGACCGGACAGGTTGAATATGATGCATGGTCGAAAACCGATAACGCCGGTTTTGCCAAAAATGTCAAACCATTGGCCGAGAAGATGACCTTTCTCAAAGATGGAGACACGGTCGCGCCGGGTATCACCGCCATGGCTGCTTTTGGCCATACACCGGGTCATATGACATTCATGCTGGACAGCATGGACAAGCAATTGCTGTTGATGGCCGATCTGGCGAACCATTATGTCTGGTCACTGGCCCACCCGGATTGGGAGGTCAAATATGACATGGACAAGGCCATGGCCGCCCAGACCCGCCGTAAGGTTCTTGGCATGCTGGCCGCGGATCGCATTCCGCTGATTGGCTATCATATGCCCTTCCCGGCGGCTGGCTTTGTCGAAACGAAAGATCAGGGCTTCCACTACGTGCCGGTCAGCTATCAGTTGATGGGCTGA
- a CDS encoding DNA polymerase III subunit gamma/tau — translation MDDQEHQTAEGYRVLARKYRPASFDDLIGQGPMVRTLTNAFKTGRIAQAYMLTGVRGVGKTTTARILARALNYEIPGEISSPTIDMPRLGTHCQAIMEGRHVDIMEMDAASHTSINDIREIIEAARYKPVSARYKVYIIDEVHMLSTAAFNGLLKTLEEPPEHVKFIFATTEIRKVPVTVLSRCQRFDLRRIDAGEMASYMRSICDKEKVEIEEDALQMIARAGEGSVRDSLSLLDQAISHGAGKITAETTRQMLGLADRARIIDLFEALMKGDIAKALEELKSQYDIGAEPAVVLSDLADFVHLVTRLKLTPDASSEAAATEAEKTRGRDFSSHLSVRVLSRAWQMLLKGLAEVQSSPRPLASAEMVLVRLAYVADLPSPDEALRMLANRDFRPPMPTGAGSGPSTPPDATVLPSSGAQDMPPQGMTHQGPSDPSQGGGPTAMQAGSGIAPANMPSPELQRGHADPAQAEKANLRLVSSQSEVQVARQARANPSSEQGNAGSPVKPVITRFEQIIALAKSNRDIALQFTLESAVRPVSVEHGRVVVAYDGADGEAFQTKLSRKLSEWTGERWLVDLAKEGGGATLFERKEEREKQAREEADNHPLVEAVRKAFPGSKVVDVRINRDFEEEFLAPVIEDPDEDGDMSLTIDDADEFGLDNL, via the coding sequence ATGGACGATCAAGAACATCAAACAGCTGAAGGTTATCGCGTACTGGCGCGCAAATACCGCCCTGCGAGCTTTGATGATCTGATTGGTCAGGGCCCAATGGTCCGCACCCTGACCAACGCCTTCAAAACCGGGCGCATCGCGCAAGCCTATATGTTGACCGGCGTGCGCGGGGTGGGCAAAACCACCACGGCCCGTATTCTGGCCCGCGCTCTCAATTATGAGATACCCGGCGAGATCAGCAGCCCCACCATCGATATGCCGCGTCTGGGCACTCACTGCCAGGCCATCATGGAAGGCCGCCATGTAGATATCATGGAGATGGACGCCGCCTCCCACACCTCGATCAATGATATCCGCGAGATTATCGAAGCGGCACGCTACAAACCTGTGAGCGCGCGCTACAAGGTCTATATCATCGACGAGGTGCACATGCTTTCCACGGCAGCCTTCAACGGGCTGCTCAAGACGCTCGAGGAGCCGCCCGAGCATGTGAAATTCATTTTCGCCACCACCGAGATTCGCAAGGTACCCGTTACCGTTCTGTCCCGCTGTCAGCGCTTTGATCTGCGCCGCATCGATGCGGGTGAAATGGCGTCCTACATGCGATCGATCTGTGACAAGGAAAAGGTGGAGATCGAGGAAGACGCCCTGCAGATGATCGCAAGGGCTGGGGAAGGCTCGGTGCGAGATTCGCTTTCACTCCTTGATCAGGCTATTTCCCACGGGGCTGGCAAAATCACCGCCGAGACCACCCGCCAGATGCTGGGCCTTGCAGACCGTGCGCGGATCATCGATCTGTTTGAAGCGCTGATGAAGGGCGATATCGCCAAAGCGCTGGAAGAACTCAAGAGCCAGTATGACATCGGCGCGGAACCTGCTGTGGTTCTCTCTGATCTCGCTGACTTCGTGCATCTGGTGACCCGCCTCAAGCTGACGCCTGATGCCAGTTCAGAAGCGGCCGCGACCGAAGCGGAAAAGACCCGTGGGCGCGATTTTTCTTCCCATCTGTCCGTGCGTGTGCTCTCGCGGGCCTGGCAGATGTTGCTCAAGGGACTGGCCGAAGTGCAATCCTCGCCGCGCCCGCTGGCCTCGGCTGAAATGGTTTTGGTGCGGTTGGCCTATGTGGCCGATTTGCCAAGTCCGGACGAAGCCCTGCGCATGCTTGCCAATCGTGACTTCCGCCCGCCGATGCCCACAGGGGCTGGCTCGGGGCCTTCGACCCCGCCGGACGCGACGGTTCTGCCATCTTCCGGCGCTCAGGATATGCCGCCACAGGGGATGACACACCAAGGCCCTTCCGATCCATCCCAAGGGGGCGGTCCGACGGCCATGCAGGCTGGTTCGGGCATCGCTCCAGCCAACATGCCATCGCCAGAGCTGCAGCGCGGCCATGCCGATCCGGCTCAGGCAGAAAAAGCCAATTTGCGGCTGGTCTCCAGCCAGAGTGAAGTGCAGGTAGCCCGTCAGGCGCGCGCCAATCCTTCCTCTGAACAGGGAAATGCCGGTTCCCCGGTCAAACCGGTCATCACACGCTTTGAACAGATCATCGCTCTGGCCAAATCCAATCGTGATATTGCGCTGCAATTCACGCTGGAGTCCGCTGTCCGTCCCGTCAGTGTCGAGCATGGGCGCGTCGTCGTTGCTTACGATGGTGCCGACGGAGAGGCCTTTCAGACCAAACTGTCGCGCAAGCTTTCCGAATGGACCGGTGAACGCTGGCTCGTTGATCTGGCCAAGGAAGGCGGCGGAGCGACCCTGTTCGAGCGCAAGGAAGAGCGCGAAAAACAGGCCCGCGAAGAAGCCGATAACCATCCGCTGGTCGAAGCCGTGCGCAAGGCCTTCCCCGGCTCGAAGGTGGTGGACGTACGCATCAATCGCGATTTTGAAGAAGAATTTCTGGCTCCGGTCATTGAAGACCCGGACGAAGATGGCGATATGTCTTTGACAATCGATGACGCGGACGAGTTCGGGCTCGACAATTTGTAA
- a CDS encoding HIT family protein produces the protein MVEFTLDPQLKADSLPLAELQLCTVRLMNDSNFPWLIMVPQVAGAEELIDLSSEDQHRLTDEVARVSKVLQAETGCDKLNVASLGNQVRQLHIHVIARFESDAAWAGPIWGKVPARPYEKTSACALIERIAAALL, from the coding sequence ATGGTTGAATTCACACTTGATCCCCAATTGAAGGCCGATAGCCTGCCTCTGGCCGAGCTACAGCTCTGCACTGTGAGGCTCATGAATGATTCCAATTTTCCATGGCTTATTATGGTGCCGCAGGTTGCGGGCGCAGAAGAACTGATCGATCTCTCTTCAGAGGATCAGCACCGTTTGACAGATGAAGTCGCACGCGTTTCCAAAGTTCTGCAAGCAGAAACCGGCTGCGACAAGCTCAATGTTGCCAGCCTTGGAAATCAGGTGCGTCAGCTCCATATTCATGTTATTGCCCGCTTTGAAAGCGATGCTGCATGGGCTGGCCCGATTTGGGGAAAGGTGCCCGCCAGACCTTATGAAAAGACATCCGCCTGCGCTTTGATCGAAAGGATTGCTGCCGCCCTCCTCTAG